TTAGATGTAGGTGGCTTCCAGACGCTTTCTTACGGAGGCGGGGGTGGGTCTTCTTCCTCCAGTTCTGAAAAAACTGCAAATGTTCTTTTTGGAAACGGCGAAACAAAGTTTCAAAAAGTATCTTCCCGAATCGGCTTTTCTCCTTATCCTCATCCAGTTTTAGATCTTCAAATTTTGGGAGGGGTGGAAAGAATTTGGACAAAGACCAATCAAGAAGTCGATAGTCTCGGAGGGATTACCGCTACTGGAATCAATCCCAACCGCGTGAGTTATCGGGAAACGAATAGTGCGCTCAAAGGTTATAGTTTGGGTATTGGGTTCGAATGGAAATTTTTGGAAAGATTTACTCTACAAGGACAGATTTTACATTTAGATATGCAGGGTCCATCCTCGTTTCGAAGCAACGAATTTCGATTGGATGCTTCTTCTTTTCGATACAATCAATATGGCCTGGATTATCAATGGAAATCTACTGGAACCGAAGTGAATGTGAAACTCTCTACGAAGATCAAAGGCGACGTAAGTTTATTCGCGGAAGCAAGTAACATGACCCTGAATAACAAATTGCAGTCAGGTTATATAACGGAAAATGAAAGCGGGGGAAATTCCGATCCGTCCCAAATCTTACTAAATGTGTATGGGCCAAAAATTCTAATCCCGATCTTATATGATTCGAAGACGGTATTAACTTACGTTCAAGTCGGTGCAAACTATCGTTTTAATTTTTAAGCCTGATTAAAAGCTTCTTTTTCCGATCTCCATTTCTCTGCAGATCTCAAAATTTCTTCAGCGAGCATCGCAAGTCCAGGGCCGGATTTCTTACGATAACAGAGATAAAATTTCCTTTCCGCATTCCAATCTTCGAATTTAATTTTTTTTAGTTTTGAGCTAATGGAATATTCTGATAAAAAACCTATTCCAAGTCCAGCTTCCAATGATTTGATAACGGATTCTACACTTCTCAGTTCCATAGCAATCTTAGGGCCAAATTCTTTTGAAAAAGATTTTATTTTCTTCTCTACTGCTTTTCTAAGAGCAGAACCTGGATGGAAGAATACAAAGGATTGTTTTTTTAGATCCTCTATGCTAATTTTCTTTTTTAGAAAAATAGGATGGTCCTTTGCTGCTACTGGAAAAATCTGATCGGATAAAAATTCCAATACATTCAGACTAGGCTCTGAAATGGGACCAGTCAAAATCCCAAGATCTACTTCTCCTTTTAATACAGCGTCCTTAGTCTCCTTAGCATCTCCTTCCCTTACGGAAAGAGAAAGTCCGGATCTTTTTTTTAAGATTTGCTTTAAGATTTGAGGTAATATCCATGCAGAAACTGTCCCTCCGGCAGAGATGGAAAAGTTACCTTTTAATTCATTTTCTTTAGAAAAGCCGTTTCGTATTTCTTCCCATAATTCTTTCATTCTAACCGAATATTGATAGAATCTTTCTCCTTCATGAGTCAGTCGTACCGATCTTCCTCCTCTTTCTAAGACAGTGACTCCTAATTCCTTTTCCAAAAGAAAAATTTGTTTAGAGAGTGCCGGTTGTGTTAATCCCAGTCGCGTTGCTGCCTTTTGGAATGTTCCTGATTCCGAGATTTCCAGAAAATAAATGATCTGCCTGAATTCCATAATATCATATAACTTTTAGTTATATATTTTATAAAACCAATTTATTTGCATTATATCAATTAATTTGATATCCTCTTTACTAAGAGGGAAATATGGGACAAACGTTATACGACAAAATTTGGGATAGTCATCGGATCATAGAAACTTTTGACTTTGAATCTATTTTATATGTGGACCGTCATATCTTACATGAAGTGACATCTGCCCAAGCATTCGAAGGATTAAGGACTAAGAACAGAAATGTAAGAAGAAAGGATCTCACCTTTGGAGTTGTGGATCATAATGTTTCCACAAGAGATCGTAAAAACAGAGATGCGGCAGGACCAGTCTCCCGATTGCAGATCGACACGATGGAGAGAAACTGTAAAGATTTTGGAATCCGATTGTTCGGTCCTGAGGATCCCGATCAAGGGATTGTGCATGTTTTAGGTCCTGAGTTAGGTTTTACAACTCCTGGATCTATCATCGTATGTGGAGACTCACATACAGCAACTCATGGAGCATTCGGTGCATTAGCCTTTGGGATAGGGACCAGTGAAGTGGAACATGTACTTGCTACACAAACTCTTAAGCAGGCAAAAACAAAATCAATGTTGGTTCATTTTGTCGGTAAATCTGGATTTGGGATCACTGCAAAAGATATAGTCTTAGCACTCATTGCAAAGATTGGAACTTCAGGAGGAAGAGGTTTTACTATGGAATATTCTGGTGAATGGATCAGTTCCCTTTCTATGGAGGGTAGAATGACTCTTTGTAATATGAGTATCGAAGCGGGAGCAAGGGCAAGTTTAATCGCATCAGACCAAATCACATTCGATTATTTGAAAGATAGAAAGTTAGTGTCTAAAGGTGAAAGTTTTCAAAGGGCGATTGAATATTGGAAAACATTCTTCACAGATAAAGATGCAGTTTTTGATGAGGTGATTGAATTTGATATTTCTAAAATTGAACCTCAAGTCACATGGGGAACAAATCCATCTCAGACTTTATCCATCGAAGGAGTGATTCCAAATCCAGAAGAATTTCTTGACACACGAGCAAGACAGACAGTAAAGAACGCATTGGAATATATGGATTTAGAACCTGGTACTCCGATTTCAGAAATCAGAATCGATAAAGTATTCATAGGATCTTGCACAAATTCAAGGATAGAAGATTTAAGATCCGCAGCAGAAGTAGCCAAAGGAAAAAAAGTGCATCCAAGAGTGCAAGCTCTGGTAGTTCCGGGTTCCGGCTCAGTGAAACGTCAGGCAGAATCTGAAGGTTTGGATCAAATTTTCAAAGAAGCTGGATTCGAATGGAGAGAGCCTGGTTGTTCGCTTTGCCTTGCGATGAACGATGACGTATTAAAACCAGGAGAAAGATGTGCGTCCACTTCTAATCGCAACTTCGAAGGAAGACAAGGTAGAGGAGGTAGGACTCATTTAGTAAGTCCTTCTATGGCTGCAGCGGCGGCAGTGACTGGAAAATTATCTGATGTGAGGAAATTAGCATGATTACTAAAAATTGGACAATCCATACGGGAATTGCCGTATCAATCCCAAAAGAGGATATTGATACGGACCAAATACTCCCTAAACAATTTATGAAATTAATAGATAAAAAGGGTTTTGGAAAACATTTATTTCATGATTGGAGATATTTAGACTTAGAAGGAAAGATTCAAAATCCTGAATTCATTTTGAACCAAGAAGGATTTAAGAATGCAAGTGTGCTTATCGCTGGAAAAAATTTCGGCTGCGGCTCAAGCAGAGAACATGCACCTTGGGCTCTTTCTGATTTTGGATTCAGAGTTATTTTGGCTCCTTCTTTCGCCGATATATTCTCGATTAATTCTGCGAAGAATGGAATCGCATTGGTTCGTTTGAAAGAAGAAGAGATCCATTATCTCAATGAATGGGTTTCTAAAAAATCTGGGTCCCAAATCAGGATCAATTTAGAAAATCTGGAAGTAAAAGCGGGAGATCAAACATTCTCTTTCCATTTGGACTCTGCTTCTGTCAATCGGATCCGGAACGGTTGGGATGATATTGATATCACTTTGAAAAATGCAAAGGAGATTCAGGAATTCGAACAGATACTCAAAGACGAAAAATCATTTTTGGAAGTGTATTGGTAAACACATGAAGAGGGTGAAGTCTTGGAATGTTTTCCGTAAGAAAATATTCTAGGAATTTGTTTATCAGAATGTTTCACTTCCTTTTATAAAGAAAACCCATTTTCTTTTGCTTGAGCTTGTTGTCACACTACGTTGTATTGTGTAAAAGTTGGTCAAAAATAACAAAGATGATTAACCATTGTTAACTCTCAAACCTAGCTTCCAGCCATCCCTTTTTTTATGTTCGGAAGGCGGGTTGATTTTTGAATATAGCTCGGAAAGCAAGGCCAATTACGGCTAGCTGAATGGGTATAAATATCATGTCCCATTGATTTTGCGTTAAACTTCTGATATAGGGACCCTTGGGTTCGAACGGGGGTAGAATCGGATACCACGTAAGCACCGTCAGAGTTGTGACTACGAGTGTGTCCGCAAAACCAAAATAATAGTGGAGAAGGTAGCGTTTTTTGTGTAAGTGATAGAGGACAAACATGAGGCTGAGACTCAAGGGTTCAAGGAGCAGGTATTGTAGGCTATTAAAAGTTGGCAGTGATAGGAGTGCTAAGCGATAAGCAGCGTGACAATAGACCCATTGTAATGGTGAGGATCGAAAGATGAAAAAACCGCGATCAAACTGAGTTGTCCGGAAACGTTCTTTTGCCATTTCCTGAAGCAACCAGACAAGGAGAGTTAGGCATACAAAACGACTCAGAAGCCCGCGATAGGTGCCGCCATCGGGAGTGAAAACCATAACGAAGATATTTGTTGCCACAGCGAAGTTGATGTAGCGGGAAAACGGAAGCAGGAACCTTTGCTGTTTATCTTCGGAAAAACTTGCAAAGACAAGCACGGCGCCCAAGCCAAGGGGCAGAAGCAACATGAGCTTGATAAAACCCATGATTTTGATCGGATTTTGATGAGTGTCATCGGTGAATTGAATACCAGCTAACAGCGCAAAGGCCAGCACAAGCATAAAAAGAATGGTTTGGCGAAAACTTGCCAGATAGCATACAAGAGCTACAGCTAGAATGGCAATTGCACTGTTCCAAAGGAGTAAAGTGAGATGTATTCCCTGTTCGCTATTCATAATTCAAAAATTTTGGCCTGACTGATTCTTGAGGTCGATAATGAGTGGAGAACCTTTGAAACGAACAAGTCCCGAAATCCAAAGTCCCATATTCGCAACTGATTGCCCAGTATAGGAAGCCAGTTGGCTTAAAGGCGACTAAATTTTTCGAGAAAATTTCCCCAAAAATGAAACATAAAGAACTGAAGCCTTTTGAAATACTTTTCCTGAAGAAGGAGGATTCTTTTTTACTTATATATTTTTTACGATAAAAAGAGAGACAAAAAAAGTGCACGTAGCGGTCGATCCTGGATAGCCCGACCCCAAAGTAAACGCTCCTTTCAAATGAAATAGAATCATATATTTGGGTAGCACCCGAAGAGGTGGTTCTTAGAGCAAACTCGCTAACCATTGTTAATTCTCAAACCTCGTTTACACATGCGGGTTTTTTTATCGTTGGAGAGTGGGATGAGACATAATAAGGACGCGAATCTACAAACCCCCGCCCGAGTTAGGGTGGAGGGGTGCGGCTTGTGGGATGTGCGAAATTCCCCTATATCACAACTTCCTAATCCAAACAAGGACCTTCCCGATTTCCCGCTTTTTATTTCAATTCTTTTCACTTTTTCACCGCACTTTGTCCAGTTTTACAATCTTCATTTGATATCGAGAAAAAGGAGATTCGTATGACCAAAAAACAGAAACGAAACAAACCACCGAAAGGAAATAGGATTTTGCGTGGTCTTGGATATTTCTCGGTGATCATTTTATTTCTGATCCTCTGTACTTTTACATTCGGAATCTGGTCAGCCAGTAACCAGATTCTCTTTCCAATATGGAAAGGGATCAGTAAGGATTTTCAGGAATGTAGTTTCGAAGGTGAAAAAGGTTGGGGTAAATTTTGTGGAAATATTCGACTAACAAAAGAATTTCATTTTCGGGAGATTATGATTCCTTCGCTTAACGGATATAATTTGCCAGGTTGGTTTGTTCCTGCTCGCGCAAATGGAATTGTCATCCAAAAAGGAGTGATCTTACTCATACACGGAGGAGGGGCTGATCGAAGAGAACTCACTCGCTTTATTCCATTTTATCTAAACCAAGGTTTTGATGTGCTGAGCTTTGATCTCTCCTGTCATGGAGAAGCGCCATGTTTTGTCCCAGGTCTTAGTTTCGGAAATCGTGAATCTCGTGATGTTTTGTCGGCATATCTGTATGTTTCAAAAAAATATAACAATATTCTAATGATGGGATCTTCTGTGGGAGGATCTTCTATTTTAGTATCACTTCCTTTTCTAAAAGGAGTAAAGGCTGTGATCATTGAGAATCCTATGCTCAGTTTTGAAAAGCTGATTTTTGATTCTCCGGAGTCGGCTAAGTTACCATATTGGATGGTTCGGATTTTGCTTGAGCTTGTCACGAGTAGGGGAAAATTCGACTCTCTTTCTAGTCCCGAAAATTCTTTACCTTTTAGTAGTTCTGTGCCACTATTTTTGATTCATAGCAAAAATGACTCTGTGGTATCTTATCAACATTCGGAGTCTCTTGCAAGGATCTATCCTGGTCCTAGTGAAGTTTGGTTTCCCAATTCAGGTTCTCATGGATTTGTCTGGGAAGCGAATCAATCCGAATATGAAACAAAAGTTCGCGATTTTATTCGTAGAAATTTAGATTAATGGAAAGCGAGATAGAAAATGGAAGATTATTTAATATTAATGCGACTAGATATTCTTACAAAGGAAGCCCAACCTTCACCCGAACAATTGCAGATTTACATGAAGCAGTACCAAGAATGGGTAAACAGCATTGTCGCACAAAAGAAATTCAAGTCAGGAACCGCATTATCGACAGAGGGAAAGGTGATCCAATCGAATCATATCATCACTGATGGTCCCTATGTGGAAACCAAAGAATCCCTTGCTGGTTTTATCATCATTCAAGCAGAGAACTTTGAAGACGCTGCAAATATAGCAAAAGAATGCCCAATCTTAATGGGAGAAGGAAATAGTGTAGAGGTAAGAAAGGTTATGGGTATCCATATGGAAGAAGAATGATCACTAGATATATTCGGAAACTCTAATGGATGATTTGGATCTTTTACCGCATTTGTTTAGGACGGAATATTCTAAGATTGTATCCGTCCTTTGTAAACGATATGGATTTTACCAAATTGAAATTGCAGAAGATATCGCAAGTGAAACATTTTTGACTGCATCACAAACTTGGGGATTCAATGGAATCCCAGAGAATCCTGTGGCCTGGTTGTATGTAGTCGCAAAGAATAAAGCTAAAAATCTCATCCACCGGGATTCCATTTTTCAGAACAAGATACTTCCCGTTTACCAACGAGAAGAAAATATATTCGAACCGGAACTAGATCTCTCGGAGGAAAATATCCGAGATAGTCAACTTCGAATGATCTTTGCCATCTCTCATCCTTCTATTCCCTTAGAGTCTCAAATTGGTTTGTCACTTAGAATATTATGTGGATTTGGAATCGATGAAATCGCAAGAGCTTTTCTTACTAATAAGGAGACGATCAATAAGAGGTTGTTTCGTGCTAAGGAAAAACTAAGAGAAAAGCATATATCGTTGGAGTTCCCTAATTCTTTGGATTTGGAAGAGAGGCTTTCTTCTGTCCTTCGGACCATTTATCTATTGTTTAACGAAGGTTATCATTCTCAGACCCAAGACAGAATACTAAGAAAGGATCTTTGTTTGGAAGCAATCCGCCTTTGTTCCATTCTTCTGGAAAATAAAGATACTAACACTTCTGAAGTAAATGCACTTCTTTCCCTTCTCTGTTTCCATATTTCGAGATTTGAAGCAAGGTTAGATGGAGAAGGGGTAATTGTTCTTTATAGAGATCAAGATCGAACACTTTGGAATCTAGACTTTATTAAAAAAGGGGAATATTTCTTTTTCCAGTCAAGTAAGAATCCTATGTTTTCCAAATACCATCTGGAAGCAGCGATTGCTTACTGGCATACCCGCTCTGAGAAAACCGAGAAAAAATGGGAGACGATTTTCAAACTTTATACTGGGCTTCTGGAGATAGAACCTTCTCCGCAACTTTTGTTGAATCGAGCCTATGCTCTTTTTCAGGCAAAGGGTAGAGATGCTGCTCTAAAGGAATTGGAAGGTCTTGATCTAAAAACAAATCCCTACTATTTTTTTCTATTGGGAGAATTACACTCAGAATTAGAACCGGAAAAAGCAAAGATTTATTATAACAAGGCACTGGTCTTTGCAAAGACTGAATTGGATAAGTTAGTTATTCGGAGGCGAATGGTTTGATTTTATCATTTGTGTTTTAAGTTTTACTTTAGAAAATGAATCTGCTTTAAATCCAAAGATTTACGAAATGAATTAGGTATTTTTTGTCACACTCACTTTCTTTATACGATCTATTTTACTAAAAAATGTTTCTTCGGGTGAATCGAATGAGAAGTTAAACTGTATCCACCTAAACATGGTTTAGTGAATGGACAAGTCCTACAGAATCCTGAAAGAGATTCAATCCCCATAACAAACTTTCTTGCCTGACAACCCATCCAATGATCATTACTTGATTCATTGCAAGAACGTAGCGATTTTTCTTCTGGACCGACGTAACATTAATTTGATACCTTTTTATTTTTTCCTGTTTGAATTTGTAGAACCAATTAGTATTTATAATCAATATGAAGATCATCTCGGGGCGAATCGTTTTTTTATTCTTGTTACTTTGCATCAATTATTGCACTACCCATCAATTTCAAAGTCCTTATGCAGATCAAACGATCAAGTTGGAAGGTTGGGAGAAAAAATGCAATGGAGAAAGAGAATATGCTCAGTGGTATTTGTTTTGGGGTGGTTATGCTATCAACAAAATTGACGAGAAGACATTTTTTCCCTCTAAAAACAAAAGTTATAAATTATTTCAAAGGACAACTTGGTTGGATGGTACTATTAGTGCACTTGGTGGCTCAACAATTTCTGTTACTAGAAAGACATGGGTAATTGAAGATTGTAATTTGGATCCGACATCTGATAACGATCAAAATAAATAGTTATGGAACGATTTTTTTGATAGAATGGTTTAGTGTGTCTGTGATATAAAGGTTACCGCTAGGATCTCTTGTAATACCCTTTGGGTTATTAAACCTAGATGCCAAAAGTGTTGAGCTCAGATTCCCACAAACAACGGTTGGTGGTGCAGAACCAGCTAAAGTTGTTACTACACCTACCGGAGTAATTTTTCTAATCGCACAATTGCCGGTATCTGTCACATAAAGATTTCCCAGCGGATCAATCACTATTCCTTGTGGTTGGTTAAATCTAGCTAAGTTTCCTGTGCCATCTGCATACCCACAATTTCCTGCTGTGTCTGCTCCAGCTAAAGTTGTTACGACACCTGCCGCTGTTATTTTTCGAATGGCACAATTGCCCGAATCGGCTACATATACAGCACCCAATGCATCCACGGCTAGACCTTTCGGTGATTGGAATCTAGCTGTTCCCCCTGTGCCATTCACATAACCGCAGACCCCAACAGAAGAGGGAGCTGTTCCTGCAAGTGTACTGGCTGTTGTTCCTGAGATTTTTCTAATCGCACAATTGCCAGTGTCGGAAACATAGAGAACACTTGCCGAGTCTATTGTTATTCCTTCAGGATAGGAAAACCTGGAGGAAGTTCCTGAACCATTTGTATTTGCGCTCGCATTATTTCCGTTATTCGTTGTAACAGTAAATGTTGTAGTAGTCAATATTCTACGAATAGTGTGAGTAAACTTGTCAGTTAAAAATAATTGCGAATTTGGAGAATTAATCACAATTCCTTGCGGAAAATTGAACCTACTAGCGAGTCCACTCGTATTATTTACATACCCGCAGAGTCCCGAATTTGAGCCTGCAAAAAAACTAACGATCCCGGTATTTGTTACTTTTTTAACCGAACAATTATTTGTATCAGTTACGTATAAATTTCCAATATTATCCGCTGTGAGATAACTAGGATTTTGGAACCTTGCTGCTGTCCCCGTTCCAATTGCATTTCCTGATAATCCGTTGTCCGATCCTGCGATGACGGTTACAGCTCCTATGTCCATAGTGCGGAAGGAGAAAGTGTAAGAGGAAGTTGGACTGTTTGATGCTAAGTCTTCCGCTGTCTGATTGAC
The sequence above is drawn from the Leptospira sp. WS4.C2 genome and encodes:
- a CDS encoding LysR substrate-binding domain-containing protein; protein product: MEFRQIIYFLEISESGTFQKAATRLGLTQPALSKQIFLLEKELGVTVLERGGRSVRLTHEGERFYQYSVRMKELWEEIRNGFSKENELKGNFSISAGGTVSAWILPQILKQILKKRSGLSLSVREGDAKETKDAVLKGEVDLGILTGPISEPSLNVLEFLSDQIFPVAAKDHPIFLKKKISIEDLKKQSFVFFHPGSALRKAVEKKIKSFSKEFGPKIAMELRSVESVIKSLEAGLGIGFLSEYSISSKLKKIKFEDWNAERKFYLCYRKKSGPGLAMLAEEILRSAEKWRSEKEAFNQA
- the leuC gene encoding 3-isopropylmalate dehydratase large subunit — its product is MGQTLYDKIWDSHRIIETFDFESILYVDRHILHEVTSAQAFEGLRTKNRNVRRKDLTFGVVDHNVSTRDRKNRDAAGPVSRLQIDTMERNCKDFGIRLFGPEDPDQGIVHVLGPELGFTTPGSIIVCGDSHTATHGAFGALAFGIGTSEVEHVLATQTLKQAKTKSMLVHFVGKSGFGITAKDIVLALIAKIGTSGGRGFTMEYSGEWISSLSMEGRMTLCNMSIEAGARASLIASDQITFDYLKDRKLVSKGESFQRAIEYWKTFFTDKDAVFDEVIEFDISKIEPQVTWGTNPSQTLSIEGVIPNPEEFLDTRARQTVKNALEYMDLEPGTPISEIRIDKVFIGSCTNSRIEDLRSAAEVAKGKKVHPRVQALVVPGSGSVKRQAESEGLDQIFKEAGFEWREPGCSLCLAMNDDVLKPGERCASTSNRNFEGRQGRGGRTHLVSPSMAAAAAVTGKLSDVRKLA
- the leuD gene encoding 3-isopropylmalate dehydratase small subunit; its protein translation is MITKNWTIHTGIAVSIPKEDIDTDQILPKQFMKLIDKKGFGKHLFHDWRYLDLEGKIQNPEFILNQEGFKNASVLIAGKNFGCGSSREHAPWALSDFGFRVILAPSFADIFSINSAKNGIALVRLKEEEIHYLNEWVSKKSGSQIRINLENLEVKAGDQTFSFHLDSASVNRIRNGWDDIDITLKNAKEIQEFEQILKDEKSFLEVYW
- a CDS encoding alpha/beta hydrolase; this translates as MTKKQKRNKPPKGNRILRGLGYFSVIILFLILCTFTFGIWSASNQILFPIWKGISKDFQECSFEGEKGWGKFCGNIRLTKEFHFREIMIPSLNGYNLPGWFVPARANGIVIQKGVILLIHGGGADRRELTRFIPFYLNQGFDVLSFDLSCHGEAPCFVPGLSFGNRESRDVLSAYLYVSKKYNNILMMGSSVGGSSILVSLPFLKGVKAVIIENPMLSFEKLIFDSPESAKLPYWMVRILLELVTSRGKFDSLSSPENSLPFSSSVPLFLIHSKNDSVVSYQHSESLARIYPGPSEVWFPNSGSHGFVWEANQSEYETKVRDFIRRNLD
- a CDS encoding YciI family protein, which encodes MEDYLILMRLDILTKEAQPSPEQLQIYMKQYQEWVNSIVAQKKFKSGTALSTEGKVIQSNHIITDGPYVETKESLAGFIIIQAENFEDAANIAKECPILMGEGNSVEVRKVMGIHMEEE
- a CDS encoding RNA polymerase sigma factor, translating into MDDLDLLPHLFRTEYSKIVSVLCKRYGFYQIEIAEDIASETFLTASQTWGFNGIPENPVAWLYVVAKNKAKNLIHRDSIFQNKILPVYQREENIFEPELDLSEENIRDSQLRMIFAISHPSIPLESQIGLSLRILCGFGIDEIARAFLTNKETINKRLFRAKEKLREKHISLEFPNSLDLEERLSSVLRTIYLLFNEGYHSQTQDRILRKDLCLEAIRLCSILLENKDTNTSEVNALLSLLCFHISRFEARLDGEGVIVLYRDQDRTLWNLDFIKKGEYFFFQSSKNPMFSKYHLEAAIAYWHTRSEKTEKKWETIFKLYTGLLEIEPSPQLLLNRAYALFQAKGRDAALKELEGLDLKTNPYYFFLLGELHSELEPEKAKIYYNKALVFAKTELDKLVIRRRMV
- a CDS encoding Ig-like domain-containing protein, with protein sequence MASGSNTFKVESVVPEEGNTDVNINSSIQIEFSKEPSESLARDGKLLLKAGNSIVDGTYKKRNKFLIFTPNSELIKKSNYELIISADFLDSSGNRIENEFRSNFVTQDIPDVIAPTVSSVFPAADSTNVSLNSPITIQFSEPMRSNLLDSNAISVSINGVAVNGTVTPSGQSTALFMPGTSWPAYTLVSVTVNQTAEDLASNSPTSSYTFSFRTMDIGAVTVIAGSDNGLSGNAIGTGTAARFQNPSYLTADNIGNLYVTDTNNCSVKKVTNTGIVSFFAGSNSGLCGYVNNTSGLASRFNFPQGIVINSPNSQLFLTDKFTHTIRRILTTTTFTVTTNNGNNASANTNGSGTSSRFSYPEGITIDSASVLYVSDTGNCAIRKISGTTASTLAGTAPSSVGVCGYVNGTGGTARFQSPKGLAVDALGAVYVADSGNCAIRKITAAGVVTTLAGADTAGNCGYADGTGNLARFNQPQGIVIDPLGNLYVTDTGNCAIRKITPVGVVTTLAGSAPPTVVCGNLSSTLLASRFNNPKGITRDPSGNLYITDTLNHSIKKIVP